In Rhinoraja longicauda isolate Sanriku21f chromosome 39, sRhiLon1.1, whole genome shotgun sequence, one DNA window encodes the following:
- the renbp gene encoding LOW QUALITY PROTEIN: N-acylglucosamine 2-epimerase (The sequence of the model RefSeq protein was modified relative to this genomic sequence to represent the inferred CDS: deleted 9 bases in 8 codons) — MVDGWRCERLGPGARLRKRTSVLLLTSLHKREAEEMMEQVRMWAAEDASGLGRPPLAGDPPVSSLAVPMMLLCLVHQLEDGVPEGRPGTQQLGDWSTKHILQHLQRDGTVVLETVSSDGKELPGCRGRLQNPGHALEAGWFLLRQGQRRGEQSLIDSALEGFIRQPLASGWDPEEGGLFYLQDVDGHSPTQLEWDMKLWWPHTEALVALLLGYQLSRDPSLLKQFKKVFTYTFHHFADGEHGEWYGYLSRPGDVTHTFKGGPYKGCFHLPRALYLCETILDTLLAERSSC; from the exons AGGGAGGCGGAGGAGATGATGGAGCAGGTGCGTATGTGGGCG GCTGAGGACGCGTCAGGTCTGGGACGT CCCCCACTGGCCGGGGACCCTCCCGTCAGCTCCCTGGCCGTGCCCATGATGCTGCTGTGCCTGGTGCACCAGCTGGAGGACGGGGTGCCG GAGGGACGGCCCGGTACCCAGCAGCTCGGTGACTGGAGCACCAAACACATCCTGCAGCACCTGCAG CGGGACGGGACGGTTGTCCTGGAGACGGTGTCGTCGGACGGCAAGGAGTTACCGGGATGTCGGGGCCGG CTGCAGAACCCAG GCCACGCGCTGGAGGCGGGCTGGTTTCTGCTGCGTCAGGGACAGAGGCGAGGCGAGCAGTCTCTGATTGATTCCGCGCTGGAGGGCTTCATCCGCCAGCCCCTCGCCTCGGGCTGGGACCCCGAG GAGGGGGGACTGTTCTACCTGCAGGACGTGGACGGCCACAGCCCCACCCAG CTGGAGTGG GACATGAAGCTGTGGTGGCCACACACGGAGGCTCTGGTAGCCCTCCTGCTCGGCTACCAGTTAAGCCGGGACCCAAGCCTGCTCAAACAGTTCAAGAAGGTCTTCACCTACACCTTCCACCAC TTCGCGGACGGGGAGCACGGAGAGTGGTACGGGTACCTGAGCCGGCCTGGGGAC GTCACGCACACCTTCAAGGGAGGCCCCTACAAAG gcTGCTTCCACCTCCCTCGCGCCCTCTAC CTCTGCGAGACCATCCTCGACACTCTGCTGGCGGAGAGGAGCTCGTGCTGA
- the ubl4a gene encoding ubiquitin-like protein 4A isoform X2: protein MRLSVKLLHGTECWLEVSEDEPVSSVKVLIEQQLKIPQVQQRLLYKGKALSDEHRLPDYGIRHGAKLNLVVKPLDRPSPDGTAQSGRSQAWLQVALIIERHFTPADATKVLEQLQKDYERNLRLLSLDDVERISTRILHPDVADVMELSFME from the exons atGAGGCTCAGCGTCAAACTGCTGCACGGAACCGAGTGCTGGCTGGAG GTCTCCGAGGACGAGCCGGTGTCCAGCGTGAAAGTGCTGATCGAGCAGCAGCTGAAGATCCCACAGGTCCAGCAGCGGCTCCTCTACAAGGGCAAGGCCCTCTCTG ATGAACACAGACTGCCTGATTACGGGATTCGTCATGGGGCCAAGCTGAACCTGGTGGTGAAGCCGCTGGACAGACCATCGCCGGATGGCACGGCACAGAGCGGCAGAAGCCAGGCCTGGCTGCAGGTGGCACTGATCATCGAGAGGCACTTCACACCCGCCGATGCCACCAAGGTCctggaacaactgcagaag GATTACGAGCGGAATCTCCGGCTGCTGAGCCTGGACGACGTGGAGCGGATTTCCACCCGGATCCTGCATCCCGATGTTGCTGATGTCATGGAGCTCTCCttcatggagtga
- the ubl4a gene encoding ubiquitin-like protein 4A isoform X1 — protein sequence MRLSVKLLHGTECWLEVSEDEPVSSVKVLIEQQLKIPQVQQRLLYKGKALSDEHRLPDYGIRHGAKLNLVVKPLDRPSPDGTAQSGRSQAWLQVALIIERHFTPADATKVLEQLQKQDYERNLRLLSLDDVERISTRILHPDVADVMELSFME from the exons atGAGGCTCAGCGTCAAACTGCTGCACGGAACCGAGTGCTGGCTGGAG GTCTCCGAGGACGAGCCGGTGTCCAGCGTGAAAGTGCTGATCGAGCAGCAGCTGAAGATCCCACAGGTCCAGCAGCGGCTCCTCTACAAGGGCAAGGCCCTCTCTG ATGAACACAGACTGCCTGATTACGGGATTCGTCATGGGGCCAAGCTGAACCTGGTGGTGAAGCCGCTGGACAGACCATCGCCGGATGGCACGGCACAGAGCGGCAGAAGCCAGGCCTGGCTGCAGGTGGCACTGATCATCGAGAGGCACTTCACACCCGCCGATGCCACCAAGGTCctggaacaactgcagaag CAGGATTACGAGCGGAATCTCCGGCTGCTGAGCCTGGACGACGTGGAGCGGATTTCCACCCGGATCCTGCATCCCGATGTTGCTGATGTCATGGAGCTCTCCttcatggagtga
- the lage3 gene encoding L antigen family member 3-like has translation MAAAAAGDAKAGGDDRLHFNLSVPFPSVREAQIALGSLSPDSEPRKGGISKTLSVQGCTLKGRWEAHEARILRVSVGSFLDNLSLVLETMDQFGPPSTG, from the exons atggcggcggcggcggcgggggaCGCGAAGGCGGGCGGCGACGACCGGTTACACTT TAATCTGAGCGTCCCGTTCCCGTCAGTAAGGGAGGCACAGATCGCCCTGGGATCCCTTAGCCCGGACTCTGAGCCACGGAAAGGAGGCATCAGCAAGACTTTGTCTGTGCAAGGTTGCACACTGAAGGG CCGCTGGGAGGCGCACGAGGCTCGCATTCTCCGGGTATCCGTCGGCTCCTTCCTTGACAACCTCTCCCTGGTGCTGGAGACCATGGATCAGTTCGGGCCCCCGAGCACCGGCTAG